One Sporolituus thermophilus DSM 23256 genomic region harbors:
- the fsa gene encoding fructose-6-phosphate aldolase, which translates to MKFFLDTANITEIKEALALGVVAGVTTNPSLIAKEKQDVKAVIQEIARLVPGPVSAEVIGVTFAEMVAEARELAKLGDNVVIKVPITADGLKTVAALTAEGIKTNVTLIFSANQALLAARAGATYVSPFVGRLDDIGHDGMKLVKDTTDIFAIHGIETEVIAASIRHPLHVTQAALAGAHIATVPYKVLLALVNHPLTDAGIARFLADWRKARQ; encoded by the coding sequence GTGAAGTTTTTTCTCGATACAGCAAATATCACCGAAATCAAGGAGGCCCTGGCCCTCGGCGTAGTGGCCGGCGTTACGACCAATCCTTCCTTAATTGCCAAGGAAAAGCAGGATGTCAAGGCGGTTATCCAAGAAATCGCCCGCCTTGTTCCCGGACCGGTAAGCGCCGAAGTTATCGGCGTCACCTTTGCCGAAATGGTGGCGGAAGCGCGCGAGCTGGCCAAACTCGGGGATAATGTGGTAATCAAAGTGCCGATTACGGCTGACGGTTTGAAAACGGTAGCCGCGCTGACTGCCGAGGGGATTAAGACCAATGTCACGCTTATTTTTTCCGCCAATCAGGCCCTGCTGGCCGCACGGGCCGGCGCCACTTATGTCAGTCCGTTCGTGGGCCGGCTGGACGATATCGGTCATGACGGCATGAAATTGGTGAAGGATACGACCGACATTTTTGCTATTCATGGCATTGAGACAGAAGTTATTGCCGCCAGCATTCGTCACCCCCTGCATGTTACCCAGGCGGCTTTGGCGGGCGCCCATATCGCCACCGTACCGTATAAAGTGCTGCTGGCGCTCGTAAATCACCCGTTGACCGATGCGGGTATTGCGCGGTTTCTTGCAGATTGGCGCAAAGCTAGGCAATAA
- the glpX gene encoding class II fructose-bisphosphatase — MDRELALEFVRVTEAAAIACGRWMGKGDKIAADQAAVDAMRQAFDSVSISGTVVIGEGEMDEAPMLYIGEKVGAGGLEVDIAVDPLEGTNLVAKGLPGSIAVIAIAPKGGLLHAPDMYMDKIAVGPAAAGKIDINAPVRENLKAVASSLNRKVEDLTVVILDRPRHSKIIQEVREAGARIKLISDGDVSPAINAAIEGTGVHMLLGIGGAPEGVIAAAALKCLGGDMQAKLWPENEAEVERAKQMGITDINKVLTIDDLVHGEDVMFAATAITQGDLLRGVSYFGGGVRTHSIVMRYKTGTVRFIDAIHKLDRKPLFIKRS; from the coding sequence ATGGATCGTGAACTAGCCCTGGAATTTGTGCGGGTTACCGAAGCGGCGGCCATCGCCTGCGGGCGCTGGATGGGCAAAGGCGATAAAATTGCCGCCGACCAGGCTGCCGTTGACGCCATGCGGCAGGCCTTTGACAGTGTAAGCATCAGCGGCACCGTGGTTATTGGCGAAGGCGAGATGGATGAGGCGCCCATGCTGTATATTGGCGAAAAAGTCGGCGCCGGCGGCCTGGAAGTGGACATTGCCGTCGACCCGTTGGAAGGCACTAACCTGGTGGCTAAGGGCCTACCGGGATCAATCGCCGTTATTGCCATCGCGCCCAAAGGCGGGCTGCTGCACGCGCCTGATATGTACATGGACAAAATCGCCGTTGGCCCGGCCGCGGCCGGTAAAATTGATATTAATGCCCCGGTGCGGGAAAACTTAAAAGCCGTTGCCAGCTCGCTCAACCGCAAAGTGGAGGACCTGACGGTCGTTATTCTTGACCGGCCTCGCCACAGCAAAATAATTCAGGAAGTGCGGGAAGCGGGCGCCCGTATTAAACTGATTTCCGACGGCGACGTTTCCCCGGCGATCAACGCCGCCATCGAGGGTACGGGCGTCCATATGCTGCTCGGTATCGGCGGCGCCCCCGAAGGTGTCATTGCTGCCGCCGCCCTTAAATGCCTGGGCGGCGATATGCAGGCTAAACTATGGCCGGAAAATGAGGCTGAGGTGGAGCGGGCCAAACAAATGGGCATTACGGACATTAACAAGGTGCTCACCATCGACGACCTCGTTCATGGTGAAGATGTCATGTTTGCCGCCACCGCCATTACCCAAGGCGATTTGTTGCGCGGCGTTAGCTACTTTGGCGGCGGGGTGCGCACTCACTCGATCGTCATGCGCTACAAAACCGGCACGGTTCGTTTTATTGACGCCATTCACAAACTGGACCGCAAACCGCTGTTCATAAAACGGTCATAA